From the genome of Desulfovibrio sp. JY:
CGGCTTGCGCATTCCTTTTCAAAAGCGTGTTGGGCGACGATCTGGAAGAGGTATTCGAGGTCAGCCGGAGTGAATTTCGTCGTCAAGGGCACGATGCGGTCCATATCGACAATTCCGGTGTTCATCTTCGATAAATAGTATTCCAGTATGGTTCTTCTTCCGTCGTCGTCCAGGGTTCCCACTGGAATGATGCAATCGAAGCGACCGGGCCGCAGCAAGGCGGCGTCGAGTTGGCGGATGTAGTTGGTCGCGCATACGAGCAACACCTTGTTGCCCTGGCTTTTTATAAGCGGCACCTGCTTGAGGAACTCGTTGGTGATGGACCTGTCGACCCGGTTGGCCGTATCCCGGCTGCCGGCGAACTCCTCGAACTCGTCGATAAAGAGGACGACTTCATCCAAGCTGCGTACCTTTTCCATTATTTCGCGAAGGTGCGCCCCGATCTTGTCCACCCCGTCGACCATGAGCATGCTTGGCGCGATTTCGATGAACCACCAGGCAAGCCTTCCGGCCATGGCCTTGACGAAATGGGTCTTGCCCGTGCCGGGAGGACCGAAAAAAATGATGGTTTTCGGCGGAATGACGCCGTGCTTCCGTGAGAGATCCTCCTCGATCAAGGGGAGGACGATCCTTTTTTGAATAAGCTGCTTGGGCGGCTGGGTGTCGGAGATGGTGTCCCAGATGTCCCGGCTGATGGTGCGCGCTCCCATTTGCACCAAAAGTTTTTCCTGGTTGTGCGTGGCGAGTTCCTCGTCCGTTCCGATATTTTCGAGGTAGTCGTTGCAAGCGATTCTGAATCCGACATCCCGGTTCAGCCGTTCGGACAGTATCCACTTGTGCCGCATGATCTTTTGCCAAAGATCGGTTGCGACGTCCGCATCGAACTTGGCGCCGCTGGCCTCGAAAATCTTGCTGGCGCACACTTCGGGGGCAGGCGATTCGAATATTTTATCATCCAAGATATCAACTCCTTATTACAACATCTCCCCGCAAACGCTGCGACCTTGTAAAGTATAGTCCAGCGATATACCCCATGGCCAATAGATGGTTACGGGAAATACGAATATGATGTTTATGTATGCTTGGTATAATAAGACATCGCTCAATATTGTCACGGTATATTTTAAAAATACCTGCCGCACTAAGGGCGTTATCGCCTTGTTATGCCCCTACCATGAAACATAATCTAATTCTTCCTCATTTCAATACGGGATTACCCAGGCTGAAACATTAAGCATTGCAGTTGCCTGCTCAATTCAAACCCGGCGACAATGCGTCATTATATTTCGGGAGAGAAGGGCAGGCCGCGCCTTGCCCTTGGACCGCCTTGCTGTCGGGATTGGCGAAAGGAATCGCGCCATGAACGAGTGGCAAACGCCTCCGGGGAACCCGGCTGCGGTGTTTTTCGGACGAAAGGGCTGGCAGGCTGGAGGCGAGGGGCGCAAGGCTTCCGGTCGTGTGGGCGACGCGGCTCGCCGGGCGGCGTTCAGGCCGCGGGAATGCCCTGCGGCGGGCAAGGGAGCACAACGGTCACCCTGGTCCCTTCGGCCTCGGAGGTGGCAAGCTCGATGCGACCGCCGTGCGCCTTGGCGATGAGTTGCGCACTGTATGTCCCCAGGCCCGTACCGCAAGTCTTGCCGGACGTGGCGTACTTCTCGAAGAACCGACCACGCACGGCTTCCGGCACCGCGCCGGCATTGCGGATGACAATGCGCAGCGCACCCGGCACTGTTTGGCAGGAGATGGTGACGAGCCCTTCCCTGGGCGAGGCCTCCACGGCATTTTTCACCAGATTCATGAACATGTCTTCGATGAGAAAGGCTTCCCCGCAGAGTTGCGGTCCCCCGGGTGAGCAATCCAAAGCCGCCGCCTGGAGAACGATGCCCACCTTGCTCTGTGTGGACAATACCGCCAGGGATTCTTTCACGGTGTCGAGGATATGATAGATTTCAACCGGCTTTCTGGCCGGTGTGTA
Proteins encoded in this window:
- a CDS encoding AAA family ATPase → MDDKIFESPAPEVCASKIFEASGAKFDADVATDLWQKIMRHKWILSERLNRDVGFRIACNDYLENIGTDEELATHNQEKLLVQMGARTISRDIWDTISDTQPPKQLIQKRIVLPLIEEDLSRKHGVIPPKTIIFFGPPGTGKTHFVKAMAGRLAWWFIEIAPSMLMVDGVDKIGAHLREIMEKVRSLDEVVLFIDEFEEFAGSRDTANRVDRSITNEFLKQVPLIKSQGNKVLLVCATNYIRQLDAALLRPGRFDCIIPVGTLDDDGRRTILEYYLSKMNTGIVDMDRIVPLTTKFTPADLEYLFQIVAQHAFEKECASRTNVPVTTEIIAEAISAFRPSLTEAMIEEFKEDVATYSRI